In Armatimonadota bacterium, one DNA window encodes the following:
- a CDS encoding alcohol dehydrogenase catalytic domain-containing protein produces MAICNEPEPEPAQGGLVVETEASGLCSGELMDWYMEGKIPHVLGHEVAGKVLWSDDERFPVGCRIAPHHHAPCLKCAFCRRGRYVHCDTWKRTRLIPGGMAERFLVRGENLEDAHRVDDLDPRDAALMEPVGCVAKSIRRAGLEAEDEVAVIGLGSFGVAHLLCLDNPAKGYDLSARRIEYAASLGLSVGHVEDSKPADVVFICPGNEAALRRAEEIVRPGGKIVLFAPFPPENEPRLALNRLYFSDVSLIPSYSCGPDDTAQAINWIRRGRIRASHLVSDFVTIEALPEAYLAMKAGEILKAMVLFER; encoded by the coding sequence GTGGCAATCTGCAACGAGCCCGAACCGGAACCGGCGCAAGGGGGGCTGGTGGTGGAGACCGAAGCCAGCGGACTTTGCTCCGGTGAACTCATGGACTGGTACATGGAGGGCAAGATTCCCCATGTGCTCGGCCACGAGGTCGCAGGGAAGGTTCTGTGGAGCGACGATGAACGGTTCCCGGTCGGGTGCAGGATCGCGCCCCACCACCACGCGCCTTGCCTCAAATGCGCATTTTGTCGCCGGGGCCGCTATGTGCACTGCGACACCTGGAAGCGAACGCGACTTATTCCCGGCGGTATGGCGGAGCGATTCCTCGTCCGAGGGGAGAATCTGGAGGACGCCCACCGGGTCGACGACTTGGATCCACGGGACGCCGCCCTCATGGAGCCCGTCGGGTGCGTGGCCAAGTCCATCCGGAGAGCCGGGCTCGAAGCGGAGGACGAGGTTGCAGTGATCGGCCTGGGCAGTTTTGGGGTCGCTCACCTGCTTTGCCTCGACAACCCCGCAAAGGGCTATGACTTGAGCGCCAGGCGCATCGAATACGCGGCCTCGCTCGGACTCAGCGTGGGACACGTTGAGGACTCCAAACCGGCGGACGTCGTCTTCATTTGCCCGGGCAACGAAGCGGCGCTGCGACGGGCTGAGGAGATCGTTCGCCCCGGCGGCAAGATCGTGCTCTTCGCGCCTTTCCCGCCCGAAAACGAACCGCGGCTGGCTCTGAATCGCTTATACTTTTCGGATGTCAGCCTGATCCCTTCCTACTCGTGCGGTCCAGACGACACGGCGCAGGCCATCAACTGGATTCGACGGGGACGAATACGGGCTTCCCACCTGGTGAGCGACTTCGTGACGATTGAAGCGCTGCCAGAGGCGTATTTAGCCATGAAGGCCGGAGAGATTCTGAAGGCTATGGTTCTATTTGAAAGATGA
- a CDS encoding cupin domain-containing protein: MITRFKDWSWEGVPVRAYKANPAGADGVTRQTLSEGVNGDFELRYFEVEPEGYTSHEIHQHEHLVVVVRGCGTVLLGTEWHEVGTFDVVHVPSHTPHQFRCKGTEPFGILCVVDRVRDRPTHIGDGAEPLGASDTR, translated from the coding sequence ATGATCACGCGATTCAAAGACTGGAGTTGGGAAGGCGTGCCCGTTCGCGCCTACAAGGCCAATCCGGCCGGCGCCGACGGCGTGACCCGGCAGACCCTCTCGGAGGGCGTGAATGGCGACTTCGAACTGCGCTATTTCGAGGTCGAGCCCGAGGGTTACACTTCACATGAGATTCACCAGCACGAACACCTGGTCGTGGTGGTCCGGGGCTGCGGCACGGTGCTTCTTGGGACCGAATGGCACGAGGTTGGCACTTTCGACGTGGTCCACGTTCCTTCCCACACGCCCCACCAGTTTCGCTGCAAAGGAACCGAACCATTCGGCATTTTGTGCGTTGTGGATAGGGTGCGGGACCGTCCGACCCATATTGGCGATGGCGCAGAGCCTTTAGGAGCGTCCGATACTCGTTGA
- a CDS encoding M48 family metallopeptidase, protein MRKSLVVLGLGASLSAVALGQSAFGAERLFAAFHLQSPSAQAADKPKSEIADEARKTYSAWIAEWSKRTGVNLPRRQVNDLEEDYVTGATYIPTVEKENKLSKNQAMMERLERISRPIADIAADLQVKCSWGDGRLNPLPYKFRLIEGKDVNAFSLPGGFIFVYEGLMSFVESDDELAAVLAHEISHASLRHLATMIREQSKFDTYALPAMLIAILKGGDAGIGIMSLSQLAGMAMQSGWSVKAEVAADWAGFQYMQASNYNPVAALTFMERLAQKQRALDHIDWGIYRTHPPSRERADYIGQYLRGAKLTIRRSEVATSFRVVLKPDPTGVVEGMFGTRRLFRFKGSDADKRATDAATKLNDFFDSVPELFEVQATADGSILGRKSFLFRYSVEDASGNSAKVEELAMESAQAIKRSLYTLAFRIWDVK, encoded by the coding sequence ATGCGGAAAAGTCTCGTCGTCCTTGGGCTGGGAGCCTCGCTCTCGGCGGTAGCGCTTGGCCAATCTGCCTTTGGGGCGGAAAGGCTCTTTGCTGCGTTTCACCTCCAATCCCCCTCCGCACAGGCCGCCGACAAGCCCAAAAGCGAGATCGCCGACGAAGCCAGGAAGACCTATAGTGCCTGGATCGCCGAATGGAGCAAAAGGACGGGGGTCAACCTTCCCCGACGGCAGGTCAACGACCTCGAAGAGGACTATGTGACCGGAGCGACGTACATTCCCACGGTCGAGAAGGAGAACAAGCTCAGCAAGAACCAGGCGATGATGGAGCGGCTGGAGCGCATCTCAAGACCGATTGCCGATATCGCCGCCGACCTCCAGGTGAAGTGCTCCTGGGGTGATGGCAGGCTCAACCCGCTGCCCTACAAATTCCGCCTGATCGAGGGCAAGGACGTGAATGCGTTCTCTCTTCCTGGGGGGTTCATCTTCGTCTATGAGGGCTTGATGAGCTTTGTGGAGAGCGACGACGAGCTCGCCGCGGTCTTGGCGCACGAGATTTCCCACGCCTCGCTCCGGCACTTGGCGACCATGATCAGAGAGCAGAGCAAATTCGACACCTACGCGCTGCCGGCGATGCTGATCGCGATTTTGAAGGGGGGCGATGCGGGCATCGGCATCATGAGCCTGAGCCAGCTTGCCGGCATGGCAATGCAGAGCGGCTGGAGCGTCAAGGCTGAAGTTGCCGCCGACTGGGCCGGCTTCCAGTACATGCAGGCCTCGAATTACAATCCGGTCGCCGCGCTGACGTTTATGGAGCGGCTGGCGCAAAAGCAGAGAGCCCTCGACCACATCGATTGGGGCATCTATCGCACCCACCCGCCCTCGCGAGAGCGCGCCGACTACATCGGCCAGTATCTTCGCGGGGCCAAGCTCACGATCCGACGGAGTGAGGTTGCCACGTCGTTCAGGGTTGTGCTCAAGCCCGATCCCACCGGGGTCGTCGAAGGGATGTTCGGAACGCGGAGGCTCTTCCGCTTCAAGGGCTCGGACGCCGACAAGCGAGCCACCGACGCCGCGACCAAGCTGAACGACTTTTTTGACTCTGTCCCAGAGCTTTTTGAGGTTCAGGCCACGGCAGACGGATCAATCCTCGGACGCAAGAGCTTTTTATTTCGGTACAGCGTGGAGGATGCCAGCGGCAATTCGGCGAAAGTGGAAGAACTTGCGATGGAATCCGCGCAGGCGATCAAGCGATCGCTCTACACGTTGGCATTCCGTATCTGGGACGTGAAGTGA
- a CDS encoding SprT-like domain-containing protein encodes MTEPEDSLENLASEILKELLAKWPLGFSPQLVWRNLRVTAGSADMRSRCISLSRLLLTDADRLSTTLVHEYAHMLAIVRSGPSAAGHGDAWKKAMRDLGMDPKRTHNYPVCRNRAHQEVSYRCVRCGHLIVRKRRLPSKRRYVHAGCGGALRFEGTRLREPREEVDRTQLVAN; translated from the coding sequence GTGACCGAACCCGAGGATTCGCTTGAGAATCTCGCTAGCGAGATTCTGAAAGAGCTGCTTGCCAAGTGGCCCCTTGGCTTTTCGCCTCAGCTTGTGTGGCGTAACCTCCGCGTGACCGCCGGAAGCGCGGATATGCGCTCGCGGTGTATTTCCCTCAGCCGCCTTCTTCTGACCGACGCCGACAGGCTCTCCACGACTTTGGTCCACGAGTACGCGCACATGCTCGCCATTGTACGCTCCGGCCCCTCCGCCGCAGGGCACGGCGATGCGTGGAAGAAGGCCATGCGCGACCTGGGAATGGATCCCAAGCGCACCCACAACTACCCGGTCTGCCGCAATCGGGCGCACCAAGAAGTTTCGTATCGTTGCGTGCGCTGCGGGCACCTGATCGTGCGAAAGCGACGCCTTCCTTCGAAGCGCAGATACGTTCATGCGGGTTGCGGCGGCGCCCTCCGATTCGAGGGGACGCGCCTGCGAGAACCCAGGGAAGAAGTGGATCGAACCCAGCTTGTTGCCAACTGA
- a CDS encoding NAD(P)H-hydrate dehydratase: MWIADRDHSKRLDERAIEQYDIPVRVLMERAGLAVFEAIREIMPKGGRIGVICGKGNNGGDGFVVARHAKEHGYQVECLVAASPGDLTPEAEDQMRVARAQSIEPIFYGDPRWTAHADSLGAKDLLVDAVLGTGMKGIAMGPALEAIQAINRSGVPTVAVDIPSGIDCDTGEELGESVWAMRTVTFGQPKPFLFQGMGLEHSGYWTVADIGFPGALLHEATDARLIDDHWVCAFLPERLRGSHKGQNGTVLIVAGSRDMPGAATLAARAALRSGAGLVTVAGVEMVCRAVAAQVPEATLMLLPEAPCGAVSPQGAELLIKSQSRFTGALFGPGLTHNEPVLELLRAIWPEWHVPSVIDADALNSVSQGVSLPEDDCVLTPHPGEMSRMLERSIAEIQADRFRTVEAAVARFGKTVLLKGPYSIVGEPGQAMIVNRTGNPGMASGGMGDVLSGVIATLLSQDVPPYQAASSGMFWHGLAGDLCAQDVGAIGFTAIEVANALPKARATITSRCEHERP; encoded by the coding sequence ATGTGGATTGCCGACAGAGACCATAGCAAGCGGCTCGATGAGCGCGCGATCGAGCAGTACGACATACCGGTGCGCGTGCTGATGGAGCGCGCTGGCCTCGCCGTGTTTGAAGCGATCCGTGAGATCATGCCGAAGGGTGGAAGGATCGGCGTGATCTGCGGTAAGGGCAACAACGGCGGAGACGGCTTTGTGGTCGCGCGTCACGCCAAGGAACACGGCTACCAAGTGGAGTGCCTTGTGGCCGCCAGCCCCGGCGACTTGACCCCCGAGGCCGAAGACCAAATGCGCGTGGCCAGAGCGCAGAGCATCGAACCGATCTTCTATGGAGACCCCCGCTGGACGGCGCACGCTGATTCGCTGGGCGCAAAGGACCTTCTTGTGGATGCCGTGCTCGGTACGGGCATGAAGGGAATCGCGATGGGGCCCGCCCTCGAGGCCATTCAGGCGATCAACCGGAGCGGCGTGCCGACCGTCGCCGTGGATATCCCGAGCGGCATCGATTGCGACACCGGGGAGGAGCTTGGCGAGAGCGTTTGGGCGATGCGGACGGTCACCTTCGGCCAGCCCAAGCCGTTCCTGTTTCAGGGGATGGGCCTGGAGCATTCGGGCTACTGGACCGTTGCAGACATCGGTTTCCCAGGCGCCCTGCTCCACGAAGCTACCGATGCCAGGCTGATTGACGACCACTGGGTCTGCGCCTTTCTCCCGGAGCGTTTGAGGGGAAGCCACAAGGGGCAAAACGGGACCGTGCTGATCGTTGCCGGCAGCCGGGACATGCCGGGCGCGGCGACCTTGGCAGCGCGGGCGGCGCTTCGTTCGGGCGCAGGGTTGGTGACCGTCGCCGGAGTCGAGATGGTGTGCCGGGCCGTCGCGGCTCAAGTCCCGGAGGCCACCCTGATGCTGCTGCCCGAAGCCCCTTGCGGAGCGGTGTCCCCCCAAGGCGCGGAGCTTCTGATCAAGAGTCAGAGCCGGTTTACTGGCGCCCTCTTTGGTCCCGGACTCACGCATAACGAGCCTGTCTTGGAGCTGCTGCGCGCCATCTGGCCCGAGTGGCACGTACCCTCGGTCATCGACGCCGACGCCCTGAACTCGGTGAGCCAAGGCGTATCGCTGCCGGAGGATGACTGTGTTCTGACGCCTCACCCCGGCGAAATGAGCCGGATGCTTGAGCGCAGCATCGCTGAGATTCAGGCGGACCGCTTCCGCACCGTGGAAGCCGCCGTGGCGAGGTTTGGCAAGACGGTGTTGCTCAAGGGCCCCTACAGCATCGTCGGCGAGCCGGGCCAAGCAATGATCGTCAATCGAACAGGTAATCCGGGCATGGCCTCTGGCGGCATGGGCGACGTGCTGAGCGGCGTCATCGCCACCCTGCTCTCCCAGGACGTCCCGCCCTACCAGGCAGCAAGCTCGGGCATGTTTTGGCACGGACTGGCCGGCGACCTTTGCGCGCAGGACGTCGGCGCGATCGGCTTCACCGCGATCGAAGTCGCCAATGCGCTGCCCAAGGCCCGTGCTACCATTACCTCACGTTGCGAACACGAACGGCCCTAG
- a CDS encoding FHA domain-containing protein: MRTRTALALCLCLAGALAQAQKPPSGPVNVVFEKPGGHQVWVSQWYVRPDADAITKTDDPSAKVDTNVSGKSISIHVLDESTGNLAAIHVADLKGSEWKLTARDYQFIAKVVVRVESKGKPVAAASVELEDGKGVKFPNRILDPASKGEAEFFQLYPGTLKVKVAYRTKAGRQEPYAVSFPVAHERDKPVPVLVVALPEETTTVSDQTGTTGSAEKAPESAAPAAANPDRGLNLAVMLITLAVLGTAGYFAVKWFRNDPQRLKATLKKLGAEIPEPMAAPDANQVSVQPAAPQPPPQILLDDAAPTPLGNAPPIPAASTGGTPSLVGSAGQTLKLDEGLFILGREEGLPFSFPEEQTLSRKHAEVLCEAGRVIVTDLGSTNGTFVNGVKISSETELKPGDQVQFGAMKFRFER, from the coding sequence TTGCGAACACGAACGGCCCTAGCCCTTTGCCTCTGCCTCGCCGGCGCCCTCGCGCAAGCTCAGAAACCGCCGAGCGGACCCGTCAACGTCGTCTTCGAGAAGCCCGGTGGCCACCAGGTTTGGGTCAGTCAGTGGTACGTTCGGCCCGATGCGGATGCGATCACCAAGACCGACGACCCCTCGGCCAAGGTGGATACAAACGTCAGCGGCAAAAGCATCAGCATCCATGTGCTCGACGAGTCCACGGGCAACCTTGCGGCCATCCACGTTGCGGACCTAAAAGGCTCGGAGTGGAAGCTGACGGCAAGGGACTACCAATTCATCGCGAAGGTCGTGGTACGCGTGGAGAGCAAAGGCAAACCGGTGGCTGCGGCAAGCGTCGAACTGGAGGACGGCAAAGGCGTCAAGTTCCCAAACCGGATCCTCGACCCCGCATCCAAGGGGGAGGCCGAGTTCTTCCAGCTCTATCCTGGCACCCTCAAGGTCAAGGTTGCCTATCGGACGAAGGCGGGCCGGCAGGAACCCTATGCTGTGTCTTTCCCGGTGGCCCATGAACGTGACAAGCCCGTGCCGGTGCTCGTCGTCGCCTTGCCCGAGGAAACCACGACCGTTTCGGATCAGACGGGCACAACGGGAAGCGCGGAGAAAGCCCCCGAGAGCGCCGCGCCTGCGGCCGCCAACCCCGATCGTGGCCTGAACCTCGCGGTGATGCTCATCACCCTCGCCGTCCTGGGCACGGCGGGCTATTTTGCGGTGAAGTGGTTCCGCAACGACCCGCAGCGCCTCAAAGCCACCTTGAAAAAGCTCGGCGCGGAAATACCCGAGCCAATGGCCGCGCCGGATGCCAACCAGGTTTCGGTGCAGCCGGCCGCGCCACAGCCGCCCCCACAGATATTGCTGGACGACGCTGCGCCAACGCCTCTGGGCAACGCGCCTCCCATCCCTGCGGCAAGCACAGGCGGCACACCGAGTCTCGTGGGTTCTGCAGGCCAGACGCTGAAGCTCGACGAGGGGCTCTTCATCCTTGGCCGGGAGGAGGGCCTGCCGTTCAGCTTTCCGGAGGAGCAGACCCTTTCTCGCAAACACGCCGAGGTGCTGTGTGAAGCCGGTAGAGTCATCGTGACGGACCTTGGCAGCACGAACGGAACGTTCGTGAACGGCGTCAAGATCAGCAGCGAGACGGAGTTGAAACCTGGCGATCAAGTTCAGTTCGGCGCAATGAAGTTCCGATTCGAGAGGTAA
- a CDS encoding FHA domain-containing protein: MGQVVFRAILGAVAGILAWLIFEPQFARLPVDPTTGIPPREVWGPVEVKFILTLGAMIGATVGALNGWIQGSRTHLLRGLGLGLLLGFFGVWLGYRVGNALLASFFPVNVFDQGSSFGVNVLARVVAFAPMGLLLGGAIGASGLTARRLVVGAVGGLIGAAIGGLIFDSVSALIGGALLDLRAGATTTVAGIPRESGEVGLGGRAMMALILGGVISLFIGIVDRVTRTAWVKLILGKNEGKEWVVEAPQTFIGRSETAHIPLHGDMNVAPMHACISRQGNAYILMDGGSPIGTLLNGMRVQHAPLFDGAQIQIGPHLLHFMLKQGSAPQRAAESLRGQMASMAPQGQAAFAPIPTPYPGGPGLPASPMPQPSMPSTFPPTGAPSQPTQVLSAQPLSGGCTLLALDGPIAGQRFDIRSPIEVGREAPGIPLAFDAAASRRHASLSPGNGGVSVQDLGSTNGTFVNGQRIITAQARIGDVLKVGSTSFRVETA; this comes from the coding sequence ATGGGCCAAGTGGTGTTTCGAGCGATCCTGGGAGCGGTAGCCGGAATCCTCGCATGGCTGATCTTCGAGCCGCAGTTCGCCCGGCTCCCGGTGGACCCGACGACGGGAATCCCGCCGCGCGAGGTGTGGGGCCCGGTCGAAGTGAAGTTCATTCTCACGCTGGGGGCCATGATCGGCGCGACGGTCGGGGCGCTGAACGGCTGGATTCAAGGGAGCCGCACCCACCTCCTGCGGGGCCTCGGGCTCGGACTGTTGCTTGGCTTCTTCGGCGTCTGGCTGGGATATCGTGTCGGGAATGCCCTGCTTGCGTCCTTCTTTCCCGTCAACGTCTTCGATCAAGGGTCCAGTTTTGGGGTCAATGTGCTGGCCCGGGTCGTGGCTTTTGCGCCCATGGGATTGCTATTGGGTGGGGCCATCGGGGCGTCGGGCCTGACCGCCAGGCGATTAGTGGTCGGTGCTGTCGGCGGACTGATCGGCGCGGCCATCGGGGGTCTGATCTTCGATTCGGTTTCGGCGCTAATCGGCGGTGCGTTGCTCGACCTTCGAGCTGGTGCGACCACCACCGTGGCCGGCATCCCCCGCGAATCTGGCGAGGTCGGCCTGGGCGGCAGAGCCATGATGGCGCTGATCCTGGGAGGCGTCATCTCCCTCTTTATCGGCATTGTGGACCGGGTGACGCGCACCGCCTGGGTCAAGCTCATCCTCGGCAAAAACGAGGGGAAAGAGTGGGTGGTTGAGGCTCCGCAGACCTTCATCGGGCGGAGCGAAACCGCGCATATCCCCCTTCACGGAGATATGAACGTCGCGCCCATGCACGCCTGCATTTCGCGCCAGGGCAACGCATATATCCTGATGGACGGCGGCAGCCCGATCGGCACGCTTTTGAACGGCATGAGGGTTCAGCATGCGCCGCTCTTCGATGGCGCCCAGATCCAGATCGGCCCCCATCTGCTTCACTTCATGCTGAAGCAGGGGTCTGCGCCGCAGCGTGCCGCCGAGTCGCTGCGCGGTCAGATGGCTTCCATGGCGCCCCAGGGCCAGGCTGCCTTTGCGCCCATCCCAACCCCCTATCCGGGGGGCCCTGGACTGCCCGCATCGCCCATGCCGCAGCCTTCAATGCCAAGCACCTTCCCTCCCACCGGGGCGCCCTCCCAGCCCACCCAGGTCCTATCGGCCCAACCCCTTTCGGGCGGGTGCACCCTACTGGCGCTGGACGGCCCGATTGCCGGCCAACGATTCGACATCAGGAGCCCTATTGAGGTCGGCCGGGAGGCTCCCGGCATTCCCCTGGCGTTCGATGCGGCGGCCTCACGGCGTCACGCAAGCCTTTCGCCCGGCAACGGCGGAGTGAGCGTTCAGGACCTCGGCAGCACGAACGGCACCTTTGTGAATGGGCAGCGGATCATCACCGCTCAGGCACGAATCGGCGACGTGTTGAAGGTGGGAAGCACCAGTTTTCGAGTGGAGACAGCCTGA
- a CDS encoding methionine adenosyltransferase has product MNYPRIYTSESVSEGHPDKVADQISDALLDGFLQQDLDLSVPDDRRCRVAIETMLAHGVAVVSGEVTSMGYVNVQEIVRETIKSIGYANTEVGFDGENCGVLVAIQPQSADIAMGVDTGGAGDQGMMFGMATNETPELMPLTISIAHAIMKQSVAMRRSNPELGFRPDAKSQVSVIYEGNKPKRIETIVVSQQHDDMPQDEVRQRIEKYLVQPVLEQYKGYVDGPINYHFNPTGRFVKGGPAGDTGLTGRKIIVDTYGGMCPHGGGAFSGKDPTKVDRSAAYMARHVAKCIVAAELADKAQVALAYAIGKAEPVSVNVETFGTEKIDPQEISRRVQEAFDMTPRGILKHLSLRDCRAICYRDSARNGHFGNGVFPWEKTDDAAKLK; this is encoded by the coding sequence ATGAATTATCCGCGCATCTACACGTCCGAATCCGTCAGCGAAGGCCATCCCGACAAGGTTGCCGACCAGATCTCCGACGCTCTGCTCGACGGCTTCTTGCAGCAAGACTTGGATCTCAGCGTCCCCGACGACCGGCGCTGCCGTGTGGCCATCGAGACGATGCTCGCCCACGGCGTGGCCGTGGTTTCGGGCGAGGTCACGAGCATGGGCTATGTGAACGTTCAGGAGATCGTCCGCGAAACCATCAAGTCGATCGGCTACGCGAACACCGAGGTCGGCTTCGACGGTGAAAACTGCGGCGTTTTGGTGGCGATCCAGCCCCAATCGGCCGACATCGCGATGGGCGTTGACACGGGCGGCGCCGGCGACCAGGGCATGATGTTCGGCATGGCGACCAACGAGACGCCGGAGCTCATGCCGCTGACGATCTCGATCGCCCACGCGATCATGAAGCAGTCTGTGGCGATGCGAAGGAGCAACCCCGAACTCGGGTTCCGTCCCGACGCCAAGTCCCAGGTTTCGGTCATCTACGAAGGCAACAAGCCCAAGAGGATCGAGACGATCGTCGTGTCCCAGCAGCACGACGATATGCCTCAAGACGAAGTGCGACAGAGGATCGAGAAGTACTTGGTCCAACCCGTTTTGGAGCAGTACAAGGGCTACGTCGACGGGCCGATCAACTACCATTTCAACCCGACCGGCCGGTTCGTCAAGGGCGGCCCTGCCGGAGACACCGGCCTGACCGGGCGCAAGATCATCGTGGACACCTACGGCGGCATGTGCCCGCACGGCGGCGGCGCCTTCAGCGGAAAGGACCCGACGAAGGTGGACCGCAGCGCGGCCTATATGGCGCGCCACGTGGCGAAGTGCATCGTTGCGGCGGAGCTCGCCGACAAGGCCCAGGTGGCCCTTGCCTATGCCATCGGCAAGGCTGAGCCCGTGTCGGTGAACGTCGAGACCTTTGGCACCGAAAAGATCGACCCGCAGGAGATTTCCAGGCGCGTGCAAGAAGCGTTCGACATGACGCCACGCGGCATTCTGAAGCACCTCAGCCTTCGCGATTGCCGGGCCATTTGCTATCGCGATTCGGCGCGAAACGGCCACTTTGGGAACGGCGTCTTCCCCTGGGAGAAGACCGACGACGCCGCCAAGCTGAAGTAG
- the lpxK gene encoding tetraacyldisaccharide 4'-kinase: MHPGEVWYGKNLKARLTRLLLLPFSWLYGMGWLAYQGVYRIGLKRPKEPHSPVVCVGNLKVGGSGKSPLVIHLAKLLREMGHDVVIGASGYGSPRSEGASVTPEGELDPKEWGDEPAMLRWVLPGVPFVVGRNRVRAAWLCHQHYPNAILLMDDGFQHLPLKKHLSIVIDRPGPNRHCLPAGPYREPAWLVSRADLVLPGRFSLMGEITGFAHPYKPGATLERGSKVALLCALGEPTHFRASVEESGMTVVQALFLPDHDPLLAGNLLAPFEAKLPIVTTAKDWVKLKSRPDIGERDLWIATYDLHVEPSDPFRSWLEARLRECQAQT, translated from the coding sequence ATGCATCCCGGGGAGGTCTGGTACGGCAAGAACCTCAAGGCTCGTTTGACGCGCCTGTTGCTGCTCCCCTTCTCGTGGCTCTATGGCATGGGGTGGCTCGCCTATCAGGGCGTTTATCGCATTGGGCTGAAAAGGCCCAAGGAACCCCACAGCCCCGTTGTCTGCGTGGGCAACCTGAAGGTGGGCGGCTCGGGAAAGTCCCCGCTCGTGATCCACCTCGCCAAGTTGCTTCGCGAAATGGGCCATGACGTCGTGATCGGGGCAAGTGGCTACGGCTCGCCAAGGTCCGAGGGGGCGAGCGTTACCCCGGAAGGCGAACTCGACCCCAAGGAGTGGGGCGATGAGCCCGCCATGCTTCGCTGGGTGCTTCCAGGTGTCCCGTTCGTCGTCGGAAGGAATCGTGTTCGTGCGGCATGGCTGTGCCATCAGCATTATCCCAACGCAATCCTACTGATGGACGACGGGTTCCAGCACTTGCCTCTCAAAAAGCACCTCTCAATCGTCATCGACCGCCCCGGCCCCAACCGTCACTGCCTCCCGGCCGGCCCTTATCGCGAGCCGGCGTGGCTGGTCTCGCGCGCCGACCTGGTCCTGCCCGGGCGATTTTCCCTGATGGGCGAAATCACAGGCTTCGCCCATCCCTACAAGCCTGGAGCCACCCTGGAGCGCGGTTCCAAGGTCGCCCTGCTCTGCGCCCTGGGCGAGCCAACGCACTTCAGGGCAAGCGTCGAAGAATCTGGAATGACGGTCGTCCAAGCATTGTTCCTTCCGGACCACGATCCTCTGCTCGCGGGTAACCTCTTGGCTCCTTTCGAGGCCAAACTGCCGATCGTCACCACTGCGAAGGATTGGGTGAAGCTGAAGTCGAGGCCCGACATCGGCGAAAGGGACCTTTGGATCGCCACCTATGACCTCCATGTCGAACCCAGCGACCCCTTCCGATCCTGGCTTGAAGCCAGGCTCCGGGAGTGCCAAGCGCAAACGTAA
- a CDS encoding lysophospholipid acyltransferase family protein produces MVGLEAWARRKTVEQAERTGARLGMVFFWLSAKHRTCAMKNLELVFPEMSFPDRKALAKRVFQHFGRVALDFVRTEARTLEEVIARTTVHAPDHLAAGLSKGKGVLNVGMHFGNWERMVHFLSAVGHPMSAVVREADEAGLEAQIRKLREHAGMDVLARGNAVRAMLTALRAGKQVSLLADQNAYDAMVPFFGKPAGTALGPAVLHLRTGAPIVLCFYPRIGPGRYEMIWDAPIDYSEAEEKPTPEEIMEQIHRRFEEIIRKYPEQWLWFHDRWRSARRQGLL; encoded by the coding sequence ATGGTGGGGCTGGAAGCTTGGGCTCGGCGCAAGACGGTGGAGCAGGCGGAGCGAACAGGCGCGCGGCTCGGCATGGTCTTCTTCTGGCTCTCGGCAAAGCATCGCACCTGCGCGATGAAGAACCTCGAACTGGTGTTCCCCGAGATGAGCTTCCCGGACCGCAAAGCCCTCGCAAAGCGGGTGTTTCAGCACTTCGGCAGGGTCGCGCTCGACTTCGTGCGGACCGAGGCTCGGACCCTGGAGGAAGTGATCGCCCGCACCACGGTCCATGCCCCGGACCATCTCGCGGCGGGCCTCTCGAAGGGAAAGGGCGTGCTCAACGTCGGAATGCACTTCGGGAATTGGGAGCGGATGGTCCACTTTCTGAGCGCCGTGGGCCACCCGATGTCGGCGGTCGTCCGCGAAGCCGACGAAGCGGGGCTCGAAGCCCAGATTCGCAAGCTCCGGGAACACGCGGGCATGGATGTGCTGGCTCGGGGCAACGCCGTTCGGGCGATGCTCACTGCTCTGCGCGCCGGCAAGCAGGTCAGCCTTCTGGCGGATCAGAACGCCTATGACGCGATGGTCCCCTTCTTCGGCAAGCCCGCGGGCACGGCGCTTGGCCCGGCGGTGCTCCACCTTCGCACCGGGGCGCCAATCGTGCTGTGCTTCTATCCGCGCATCGGGCCGGGCAGGTACGAGATGATCTGGGACGCGCCGATCGACTACTCCGAAGCTGAAGAAAAGCCCACACCAGAGGAGATCATGGAGCAGATCCACAGGCGGTTCGAAGAGATCATCCGGAAGTACCCGGAACAGTGGCTCTGGTTTCATGATCGCTGGCGCAGCGCGCGCAGGCAGGGGCTGCTTTGA